The genomic segment GCTCGGCCGGCTTCTCGGCGAGCACCGCCTTGCGCTGGCCGCCGGCGTCCTCGATCGCGACGACGACGCCGTCCGTCCCTCTCAGCTTGTCTTCGAGCACCTGTTCCAGTCCCGCTTTGCCGATCACGTCGCCGGTCTTGTAGCCTTTGTCCTTGAGTCGCTCCAGCTGCTCGGCATTGATCTCTCCGACGTACCCGGTCAAATGGGCCGCAGCTGCGCCTAGCGGATACTCGCGAAGCTTCTTTTGCTGAAAAGCGACGCCGGGCACGCCGTCGAAGGCATCCAACTCGGATTCGTCAACGATTCCGATCGGTACGAACAGACCGGGCTTGACCCAGGATGCGCCAAGCTTGCGGTCAATATCGGTCACGGCAATGCCAAGCTTGGCGGCTACCTTGGCCTTGACGGCGGCGGGGTCGTCTCCGAGCTGCCCGGGAATGATGCCGAGCTGCGGCGCCGTGCCGTTGACGGCAAGCCCTTCGCCCGTGCGGTCGACGATCTCGCCGCGTTCGGAGGCCAGTGTCTGCACGCGCACTTTGTCTCCGTCCTTCATCTCGGGGAAAATCATCGACGAATCCCAATCGATCCGCCACTTCTCCTCCTCGCCGTCCAGCGTTTTCCTCGCCGTGCCCTCGTGCTTGAACGTCACGGGCCCGGCGACGGTCTCCATTTGAACGGCATATTGGAATTTCTGGACGACAGGACCGGACGAAGCGGTCGAGGCCGGCGACCCCGACGGCGAACCGGCCGGCGCCGGAGAGATGTTTTCTACTTCAAGCTTTGCCGCCTTAATGCCTTCGTAAATTTTGCCGTAGCGTTCGGCGAATTGCTCCGCGGTCTGCTTGCTCCTGGCGTCGGGTGTCAGCATCGCGTACATGCCCGCATAGTCGAGCTGCTGCCAATCCTTGAGGTAGACCTTGATCGCGTCTTCGGCCGTCGGCTCCGGCGTCGGTTCCGGCGTCAGATTGTTGGCGCCGCCTTTGCATCCGCTTAGCACTGTCAAAACCAGCAGGGCCGCTATCGCCCCTTTGCGTATGATCATTTTTCCGCCTCCCGGCTCGAGTTGTCCGCTAACGACGCTGCTTCGACCGCGTTAGAATGCGATCGATTCTACTGCTATCATAGAGCGGCAACTCTTTCCATTCAATAGAAGAAAAATGATAGACGGCTGATAAGGGCGGATTCGCACGGTAAACGGCAAGATTATCGGTTGAAATCCCGAATCGCCTGATTGATCCGCTCCCGCTTGCGCAGCAGCCAATCGGCGTCGCGCGGATATACGGAAAAGGTAAGCGGCGATTCGAGTCCGCCTTCCGCCAGCGCCGCCGCCGCTTCGCGGCCCGCCAGCGTCTCCAGCAGCCGCAGGGCGCGCAGATCCTGGAGCGCCTCGCGCACGACTTTGAGACGGATCGATTCGATCGGATCCTCCCCTTCGCTTCCCGGATACACCAGAAAGGCGTCCCCCGACGGGAAAGCGCCGTCCGCGTCCGTAACCTCGAACGGACGGATCGGCCGCTCCGAATACTGCGCGTACCAGAAGTTGAAGCCCCAGTGCAGGAAGCCCTTGATATCGTATTTATAAAGCTGCAAGCCGAGAATGCGGCTGCGGGCGGAAGGCATGTCGAAAAAGCGGTTGGCGACGTCCTTGTACTGCGAGCAGCAATAATACGTCCAAAGATCGGGCACGCCGGCCGCCAGAAACGGATCGATCCGATCGTTGGAAGGAATCGGCTGTCCGACCAGACCCAGCTCGTAAAATGCGAAGTCGGACAGCGCATCGATGATCGGAAACCCGGACAAATGCTTGCGCATCGTCTCGGAAGCGGCGCGGTACGACTCGACGTCCGCTTCGTGCGGCTCGTCCGATACATGGAAAAAGACGCGGTCTTCCAGACCGCGATCGCGGATATATTCGACGAGTTCAGGGAGGAACGCATCAAGAAATCGGCGATAAGGCGCGCCGGCCGCGTCGGTATGCCAGCCGAACAGCTTAACCGGCACGCCCTCCGCCAGCGCCTCGATCTTCGGCGCATGCTTCGCGCCCCACTGGGTGAACAGATGGGAAAATTCGAAATAACGGATACCCTTGCGCAGCCCCAGCTCGAGCCAGCGGGTCAGCTTGTCGAAGCCAAAGCGGTAAGCCTCCCCGTCCAGGCACACGTCGATCAGCTGAACCGTCGGCCGCTCCCCGCCGATCGCCGTGTCGAGCGGCGGCGTAAACAGCGGCGTGAGCAGCATGTTCATCCCGTGCGCTGCCGCCGTACCGACGTACGACTCGATCAGCGCCCAGTGCCGCTCGCTGAATATATCGACGCCGTATTCCGTCGCGAGACAATCCGCGTGCAGCCACTCCGTATGGATCAGCTGCTGCTCCGGCAGCTCGGCCGGCACGACCTCCAGCACGAAATCCTCCTGTCCCAACGCGTCGCCGTCTTCGGAGTCGAACGCGATCTCGATCGTATGCGTACCCGCACGGGTATCGCTGTCGACCGCGACTTCGATCCATAGCGATCGCCACTGTCGCGGGGGAACCTTGATCGTGTCGTTCCGGCCGAGCGGGAGCAGCGGATCCGGATACAGCCCCGGCACGCCGCGCAAAATACCGTCGTCCGGATCTCCGTAGCACGGCAGCGCAGACGGCGCGAGGCCGACGGCTTTGACGACGATCTTGCCTTCAAGCCCGGGCGCCGAGACCTTAACGCGAACGCGAGCAGCCCTCGTCAGCTCCGGTCCCCGATAGGCGACCTGGAACGAAAAAAATTCTCCCCGCAGCGCGGTAGCCGTTCCGAAGCGTGCGTCCGGCACTACCGCGGCGTCCGGGAACACTTTGGCGAGCGAGCTTAAACAACGGGTTTCAAACGCGAGCTTACCCGACATCCTCCCGTACCTCCTCTTCATGATCGAAACCCGCCGCGCGAAACGCGCGCGCCAAATCTGCGATCAGCTCGGCCGGCTCCTCCAGCCCGATATACAGCCGCAGGACGGGCCGCGTAGCGCGCGGCTGTCCCGCAGCGCCTTCCTGGAGCGAGACCAGGCTTTCGTAACCGCCCCAGCTAAAGCCGATGCGAAAATAGGCGAGCGAATCGACAAACCGCTCCAAACGTTCCCGATCCGCGCCGGCCTCGAACGAAAGCAGTCCGCCGAAGCCTGACATTTGAGAAAGTGCAAGCGCGTGCTGCGGATGAGAAGTCAGTCCCGGGTGGCGGACGCGCTCAACGAAAGGCAGCGATCCCAGATAACCGGCCACGGCGAAGCCCCCTGCCTGATGACGCTCCATCCGCAGCGGCAGCGTTCGCAGTCCGCGCATGATCACTGCGGCTGTCTGCGGCAGCATGACCGCGCCGAGCAGGACGAGCTCGCTGCCGCTCATCGCTTGAATCGCTTCGGCGCTGCCGACGACTGCGCCGCCCATCGCGTCGCTGTGTCCGCCCGCGTACTTCGTGAGCGAGTGAACGACCAGATCGATGCCGAGCGCAAGCGGGTTCTGATAGCACGGCGTCGCCCAAGTATTGTCTACGATCGTGACGATTCCCCGCTCGCGCGCCAACGCTGCGCAACGGCGCAAGTCCTGTAGCTCGAACATCAGACTGGTCGGGCTCTCCAAATAAAGCAGCTTCGTCTCCGGCCGGATCGCCGAGACGATACCGTCGATATCGGATCCGTCGACGAAGGTCGTCCCGATCCCAAGCCGCTTCAGATAGCTTCCCATCAGCACTCTTGCAGGACCGTAGGCTTGGTCTATGCATACGATATGATCGCCCGCTTTTACGGATGACAGCACGGCCGCCGAGATGGCGCCCATGCCCGTAGCGAAGCATCGAGCGCGCTCCCCGCCTTCCAGCTCGGCGAGCCTGTCCTCGAGCGCGCGGACGGTCGGATTGTTGCCGCGCGAATAAATAAAGGCGTCCGCGTCCCCGCCCGCACGCTCCATATCGGCGACGTTCGGAAAAGTGAACAAGCTGCTGTCGTAAATGGGCGTGTGTACGGCGCCGAAATGCCGTTCGTCATGGACGTCATGCGTCACGGCGGAGTGAATCGACATCCCGCTCTTCATCGCGCCGCCCCCGCCGTCATGGTCGGGATGCCGCGGAAGGCGTCGCTATTCGACGAGCGCTCGGCCTCGAGGCAGGTCAGCGCGCTCTTGATGCCCATGGAGAGCGGCGTTGCCGACTTTTCTTTGCCGGCCATAACGCCGATGAAGTTGAGCGCCAGCGCCGAATCGCCGCCGAAATGCGGCAGCTTGGCAGCTTCAAGCTTATAACTTTCTACCCGCCGCGTATGGTGCATGAATACGTTAACCTCGTCGCGGTAAAAGTCGAACTCCGCGGTGCCTTCGTAGCCGATCAAACGGACGCCACGCCGTGCGGCCGCTTTGCGCGTGTAGAAGTTTTGCGAATAAACGGCATGCATGCCCGAATCGTAGCGGATGAGCACGCTCGCCGAATCGTGATTTCCGGTGTCGACCGCGAAGGCGCATTGGTCGCCGGTCACCTCTTCGTCGCTGAACCGTGTCAGCACATAGGGACTTTCCGGACAGACCCGGTTGTCCGCGCAATCGCCGCAGCGCAGGCCGGCAGGCTTGTCTCCCTTGAAAACCTGCTTCGAAGCCATCGCGGCGACCGATACGGGCTGCCGGCTGATGAGGTAATTCAGGCAGTCCAAATCATGCGTCGCTTTCTGTAAGAAAAGGCCGCCGGTCTCGGCTTCGTCCCGATACCAGCTATGATAATAGACGCTGCCGTAAGGCACGTTGTTGACGGCCTGCGCGTGCTCGATCGTTCCCAGCCGTCCCGAGTCGAGAATCTCCTTGGTCAGCTTGACGATCGGGGTGTTGCGCAGCGGGAACGAGACGACGACCTCCGATCGGCTCCTCTCCTCAGCCTCCGACAGCAGCTGCAAATCCGTTAAGCTAATCCCGACGGGCTTCTCGAGAAAAAGCGGCAGATGCCGCTGCATGACTTTAACCGCCATCTCGGCATGAAGCGCGCAGCGGGTGCCGATCATGACCCCGTCGAGCGCCTCATGTGCCAACATCTCGTCCGCGTTCTCATAGAAACGCACGGCCGGCGCCTCGATTCCTTTTTCCGCGAGCAGCTTCGCTGCCTTGGCGGTGTCAATATCCGCGATCGCCGCCACTTCGACGCCCGCATCCAGCTCCAACAGCCGATCCAGAAAATAGTGCATCCGCGTACCGTATCCGATGATTCCGATTTTCATATCGATGCGCTCCTTTCAGCTTGCGACAGTCCGCAGTCCATGCCATCTCGACGGCATTAACCGAGCTCCGCCGTATCCTGCAGCTTCGCAAGCGGCGAAGACGTTCCGTGCAGCTCGAACAAGACGAGCTCGTTCGTTCCCTTCCGCAGCAGCGGACCGGGCACGTACAGCGTTTTTTGCGGACCTTTTTCCCAATAGCGTCCAAGGTTGAAGCCGTTCACGAAGGCGACGCCCTTCTTCCATCCGTCCAATTTCAAAAAAGTATCTCCTGCCGCATCCGCCTCGAAAAAGCCCCGGTAGAAGGCAGGCTCTTCCGCTTGCGGCTCTCCGTCGCCAGGAGCGAATCGCAATCCGGACAAGTTGTCCAGCGGCAGACAGCGTATCGTCCAGCCGAACAAAAATTGATGGTACAGCTTCGCGCCCGCCTTGACGCCTTCCGTAATGCCCTTCGGGTCGCGCAGCTTCGCGCCATAGTTGATGCGTCCCATATTCTCGACCAGAATGCCGAGCTTCGCGCCCCCGGCGGGAATGTCCGCCTTCACCGAGTCCTCGCCGCTCCAGCGCTCGACCGTGCCGCAGTAAGCTCCGTCGACGTATACGTTCGCCCGGTCGCGCACCTCCTGCAGCATGATCTCGCAGTCCGTCTGCGGTCCGCTGATGTCCGTCTCGTACCAGATGAAGCCGTAATCCTGCCCAAGCCGCTCCATCGTCTCGGGGACGACCGACTCCACGGCGCCGCCCAGCGATTCGAACGCGTCGAACAGCGATACGCGCTCCGCCATTCGCACCGTCCCGTAGCTTCGCTTCGCTGGCGTCGCAGGCGGCATTTCCGGCAGCTCCGCGTAACGGCCGATCACCTTCCGGATCGCCCAATACTTGTCCGTCGGCTCTCCAGATTCGGACAGCAGCGCATTGTAGTCGTAGCTTGTCACCGTCGGTTCGTAATGCTCGATATGATTCGCCCCGTTGTAGAATCCGAAGTTCGTGCCGCCGTGGAACATATAGAAGTTGACCGAAGCTCCCGCCGCAAGAATGCGGTCTAACACGTCGACCACGTCCGCGAAGCCGCGCACATGATGCTCGTCGCCCCAATGGTCGAACCAGCCGTTCCAATATTCCATGCAGACGAGCGGTCCTTCCGGCCGGTATGCGCGGAGCTTGGCGAACGCCTGCTCGGGCTTCGAGCCGAAGTTCAGCGTGGCCAGAACGCCGGGCACGGTACCGCCCTGCAGCATGTAGTCCTCCGAGCCGTCGGACGTGAACAGCGGTACGTCCATGCCGCCGCTTTCAAGCTCTGATTTTAGAAATTTCAAATAATTTTTGTCATTGCCGTAGCTGCCGTATTCGTTTTCGATCTGAAGCGCGATGACCGGGCCGCCCGACGTACACAGAAGCGGCTTCAGCCTCGGAAGGAGCTCGTCGTAATAGGCCTTCACCTTCGCCAGATAGACCGGATGGCTGCACCGCAGCCGCATGTCCGGTTCGGCGAGCAGCCAGGACGGCAGGCCGCCGAATTCCCACTCCGCGCATATATAGGGGCTCGGACGCAAAATGACGTGAAGACCGAGCTCGCCCGCCAGCCGGACGAACCGCTCCAAGTCCGCGATGCCCTCGAACCGGAAGTCGCCTTCCTTCGGCTCGTGCAGGTTCCAGGCAACATACGTCTCGACCGTATTGAAGCCGCAAGCGCGAAGCTTGCGCAGCCGGTCTTCCCAGTATTCCGGCACGATGCGGAAGTAGTGCATTGCCCCGCTGATAATGCGCATCGGCTCGCCGTTATAGACGAAGCCGTCGCCTTGGATTGCGAATGTAGCCATTTTGAATCGCTCCTAGCCGTCGGCCCCTCCGCCCCGATATTCGTTGGGCGTTACGCCGACCATTCTTTTAAATAGCTTCTGAAAATAAATTTTGTCGCCGTAGCCGACGATGTGGGCGATCTCGTAAACTTTAAGGCTCGGATGGTCGCGCAAAAACTGCTTCGCCTTGTCGATGCGCACCCGGTTCAAATAGTCCGTGATCGTCTCTCCCCGCTCGCGGCTGAACAGCTTGCTGATATAGCTCGCATTGAAGCCGACCTTGTCAGCAATGTATGACAGATCGATCTCCTTGTTGTATTCTTGTTCGATCAGCCGGCAGATGCGATCGGCCGTCGAGACGCTCTCGGCCGGCGGAGCGGCGCCCGAGCCACGCTGCGTCGGAGCATCGTCGACGATGCCCCGGCGCTCGCGCTTCTGTGCCGCGAAACGGTCGAGCAGCTTGAACACCTCGACCTTGTCCATCGGCTTGAGCAAGTAGTCGGCCGCCCCCGCCCGCATCGCCTTGCGGGCATATTCGAAGTCGTTGTAGCCGCTCAGCATGACGATCGACACGTCGGGCAGCTTCGCCTTCGCCTGCTCGATAAAGCGCAGGCCGTCCAGCATCGGCATCTCGATATCGGTAATGATGACGTCCAGGTCGTCCGGCTCCATATCCGACAGGCGAAGCATCGCCTCCAGCCCGTTGGCATACTGTCCGGCGATCTCGAGTCCGCCCGGGTACCTGGACAAAATTTTCGCGATGCCGAGTCGGATATGCTCCTCGTCGTCGACAATCATCACCTTCAGCATCGTTCATCCGCCTCCTCTTCGTCCTGACGGCCCGGAATGGCGAGCTCCACCGTCGTCCCTTCGCCGGGCCGGCTGTCGATGCGAAGCCCGTAGCTTTCCCCGAATTGCATTTTGATCCGCTCATGCACGTTGCGCAGTCCGATCCCTCTCCCGGCAACCGCAAGCGGACGCTGCCCGTATACGTGGTCCCGAATTTCCTTGAGCTGGGTCTCGCTCATCCCGCTGCCGTCGTCGGTCACGGCAATGATGCACAGCTCCCCTTCGTGCCTGACGCCAATCCGGATCGTGCCCGGTCCCGTCCGCTGCTTGAAGGCATGGTGAATGGCGTTTTCCACGACCGGCTGCAGCATCAGCTTGATCGACGGAAGCGTGAGGTCCCGTTCGGGAATATCGACGATCAGCGTATACTTGTTCGAGAACCGCATGTTCTGCAAGGCAACGTAATTGTACAAATGCTCGAGCTCGTCCGCGATTGCGACCCGCTGCTCGCCGTGATTGACGCCGTACCGGAGCAGCTTGCCGAGCGTGAACGTCATGTCGGCCACTTCCTCGTCGTCGTTCAGCTCGGCCTTCATGCGGATCGTCTCGAGCGTGTTGTAGATGAAGTGCGGATTGATCTGGCTCTGCAAGGCGGCATATTCGGCTTCCTTCTTGCGCGTCTGCGTCTCCTTCACTTCCTCGAGCAGATCGCGAATACGGGTCACCATAATGTTGAAGTGACGTCCAAGCAATCCGACCTCGTCGCGATATTTTTGATTAAAGCTCACGTCCAGGTTGCCCGTCTGAACCTCCTGCATCAGCAGCTTGATCTTGCTGAGCGGCCGCGTCAGCGCGTACGAGATCGCGATGGCGATCAGCAGCGCCAGCGTGACGAAGACGGCCGACGTGAGCAGCGTGACGTTGCGAGTGACCGTCGCCTGCCGCGTCGCCTCCGCCATCGGGATATAGACGAACATTTTCCATCCGGTGAGCGACGACTTGGCGTACGTCGTAATATACTTTTTGCCGTCGATCTCATACGGAAAAGCCCCTTCGTTCCCGGTCGCTTTCCGAATGGACGGGTCGGCGGACAGATCGTGAGTCGTAAGCTGGCCTTCGCTGTCGAACACGACGCGGTCGCGGTCGTCGACGAGCAGGGTCTTGCCTTTGGTCACCTGATCGAAATCCTGGATCTGCCGCTTGATCGCCGAAATATTCGTATCGAACACGATAAACCCGATCGGGCTCAAATCCTTGGTCTGCTTCAGCTCGCGGATGACGGAAAACGCGTAGTAGGCTTCCTTGCCCGTCGTCACTTCCTGGGTGCTGACGAGCATCGGTTTGCCGTCGCCCTCGGCGGCGATTCTCGCCCATTCGGATTTGACCTGGTTCAGGTTGTTGCGTTTGCCGCCGGTCTTGACGTTCAGCGTGACCGTCCCGTAGTTGTCGAACACATAGACCGACACGGTGTCCGGCTTGATCTTGTTCAAATTCGTAATATACAGATCCATGCCAAGCGTTTTGCCGAGCGAGGTTTCCGGATCGGCCAGCCAGTTCAAGAAATCCTTGTTATAGAGCGGCATGGCGGACATGTTGTAAAGGTCGGTCACATAGTCGTCCAGCTTCAGCAGCATCTTGGAGGTCATCTCGGTGCCGTAAGCGGACGTGTTAGCTTTGATCGACCGCGTATAATAATAAGAGGAAGCGTAGCTGATCATCACCAGCGGGAGACAGACCAGCGTCAGGAAAACGATCAGCAGCTTCTGCTGCATGTTCAGATTGGCGAACGCGAGCCACAATCGCTCTCCTATTTTACCGGCCGCTCCCTTTATGCTTCCTCTCATCCGTCGTACCCCTCCGTGTCCGCCTATGCAAGTACAGCTATTTTACTGCACCGTTTACGATCCCGGCAAACACGTACCGTTGGAAGAACAAGTAGATGACGACGATCGGCACCATGATCATCAGGATCGCCGCTGACATGAGCTCCCACTCCGTGCTTCGCTCCGAGGAGAAGTTCATCAGGCTCGTCGAGACGACGGCGAGCTTCTGCGCGGGCATGTACAAATAAGGGATGAACATGTCGTTGTAGATGTCGATCGTCTTGATGATGACGATCGTCGCCGTCGCGGGCGTCAGCAGCGGAAAAATGATCGTGCGGTAAATGCGGAACAGGGAAGCCCCCTCCATCATCGCCGCCTCGTCCAGCTCCCGCGGAATGTTGTGCAGGAACTGCAAATAAATGAAGAGCTGCAGGACGCTCGTGCCCAAGTGCAGCACGATCGAAGCCCAGATCGTGTTGTACAGATGCAGGTTGTGGACGACGGTGAACGTCGCCACCTGCGTCGTGATCGTCGGCACAAACGATACGGCGATATAAGCGCCCATGACGGTCTTTTTCAGCTTGAAGTCGAAGCGGCCGAGAATATAAGCCACCATAGTCCCAAGCAGCACGTTGCCGATGACCGCCACGACGATAATCGTCAGCGTGTTCAGGTACGCGCGGTCCAGATGCGCTCTTGTCATGACCGTGCCGAAGTTGTCGAAGTTCAGGAAGCTCGCAGGCAGCTTGAACACGCTTGTCTGCGAAAACTCGGTTTTGCTTTTGAAGGCATTCAGCACCAGAATCGACGGCGGGAAAAGGATCATGGCGACCGCAATCCACAGGATCGCGTGCTTAACGACGGAAAACGGACTAAACTTCGCCCCGGTCAATCCGACCACCTCCTCGTCGCAAAACGCTGGATGCTGAGCACGACGATGACGGCGACGATCAAGGTGACGCTCATCGCGGAGGCCATGCCGAAGTTGTTGAACTTGAACGCCGTATCGATCGTCTTGGTCAGGAAGGTCTCGCTGGCGCCGAGCGGTCCGCCGCCCGTCAGAATAAACGGCAGGTCGAAAATCTCGAGCGTACCGATAATCGTCAGGAACAGGTTCAGCTCGATGACCTTCGTAATATTCGGCAGGACGACGCGCAGCGACGTCTGCAGGCGGGACGCGCCGTCCATGCGCGCGGCCTCGATGATTTCAGACGGAACGGACTGAAGGGCTGCCAGATAAATGACCATGTTAAGGCCCATGAACTTCCACAGTGTGATGAAGCCGAGCACGTGGTTGACGGCATGCGGCGAACCGAACCAGCTGATGGCGAGCGAGTCGAGCCCGACGCTGCGCAGCAGCGTATTAAACGAGCCGTACTCCGAATTAAAGACGTAGTTGAACATGTAAGCGACCGCGACGCCGTTCATGATATAAGGCATAAAGAGCATGACCCGGTAAGCGTTGCGGCCTTTGAGCTGCGAATTGAGCAGCAGCGCGAAGAACAAGCCGAGCGCGTTTTGGAAAAGACCCCATCCGAGGTAGACGAGATTGTGGAGGAAGGCCGCCCAGATTTCCTTGTTTTCGAATACTTCTTTATAATTGCCGACGCCGGCCCATGTTTTCTCGGGACTGAAGCCGTCCCAGCTCATAAAACTGAGGTAGACCAGATAGAGCGCCGGATACAGGGCGAACATCGCCAGCAAGGCGATCGGCACCAGCAAGAACAGGATGATCAGCATTCTTTTCTGTTTGGCATAGGACAAGCTATCGGTCATCTGATTCAACTCCTTGTCATCCGTGCCCGAGAGACGACAAAACGGACGGCGCGGACCGGCCATCCGTTTTGTCGGTCGGATCGAGCGGCGGAACCTGTCGCTTGGATTACTTCGCGACGGCGGCTTTCGCTGCTTTCCATTTCTTGTTATAGCTGTCGAACACGTCCTGCATTTTGCCGACCGTCACTTCCTGGATGAACTTGAACGGATCGAACTGCATCTTGTTCTCGACGGCGGTCACTTGCTCGCTCACCGATTGCGCTTCGAGCATTTCCGGCTTGTTCGCCATGAAATCCGCGATCGGAGCCAGGTCTTGCGGCTGATCCTTAAGCGGCGAGATGATCATGTGGTCCGCATAGTCGCCGGATTCCTCGATCATGAACTTGATGAACGCCTTGGCCAGCGGCTTGTTTTTGCTCGTCGAGCTTACGGCGTACGCCCAGTCGTTGCGCATCATGCCTTTGACCGTGCCGCTGTTGTCGTACGGCAGCGGCGCGAAGCCGATTTGTTCGAGCGGCAGGCCGTTGTTGATCAGGTTAGAGATTGCCCAGTTGCCGATGTACATCATGGCTGCCTTGCCCGAAGCCAGATCCTTTTGCGTCTGGTCCCACGTTGCGGAATATACGTCCTTCTCCAGCTCGCCCTTATCGTAAAGGTTCTTCAGGATGCCGAGACCTTGACCGTAAGGTCCGTCTGTCGTGAACGGCGTATCCGAGTTGATCTTGTCGTTGCGCAAATTCGTGCTGCCGTAGATGAACTCCGCCGGATCCGTCCAATACTGCAGCGTCCAGGCATCCTTGAATGCCGTCGCCATCGGGACGATGCCCGCTGCCTTAAGCTTGTCGGCGTCCGCGTACAGCTCGTCCAGCGTCTTCGGCGGCGCGGTAATACCCGCTTTTTCAAAAGCTTGCTTGTTGTAGAGGAGACCGTTAATCGCCACTTGCTGCGTAATGCCATAAAGCTTGCCTTCATAAGAGTTGTAGTCTTTGAAATAAATATTGTCGGTGAGGCCGAGATCGTCGAGCGGCTCGTAAAACTTAGGCAGGTCCGCTTTCGTCGTCTCAACGAGCGACAGGACGTCCGGCAACTCGTTCGCCGCCATGCGCACGCGGATCGTCTGCTCGTAATCCTTGAGGCCTTCGATCTTGACCTCCGTACCCGGGTACTTCGCTTCGAATGCGTCGACATACTTCTTCAGATCGGTATCGACCAGCTCGGTGCGGTGCGTCGCCCAGGTAATCGTGCCCGTGAGGTTGCCCTCGGCCGCTCCTCCGCTCGCCGCGGAACCGGAAGGGCTTGCCGCTGCCGAACCGGATGCGCTAGCCGCAGGTGCGGATGACGATGCGTTCGCATCGTCGTTATTCGCGCTGCCGCAGCCCGCGAGCAGGCCGACGCCCAGTGCCATTGCCATTGTTGCCGCTACATTCTTTTTCATCTCTCGTATCTCTCCCCGCTTCTGCTTGTTGTTGTGGCCTAATCCAATAGTATGTAAATTTAGATTACATTCAAATGGTTGTAAATTGTTTTTATTAGCTTATTTTTGTTTATTGGCTCGATTCGATGCTTCGAGTACAAGTTGTGTTCGCTTACATTAATTGGTGGAAAGCGCATACTTATGCCTTTGATTCACTTGTGTAACAATATGTGACATGATATCTACTGCAACTCACACGACGTTCGCCCCGCCCTTCTGCGCAATCATTGAAAAAACCTTGAGCAGCTCGACGCCGCCCAAGGTTGTGGCCCGCTCCTTTCCGTTAAGGATGCCCCGGAAGGATGCGATATTTTCAAATTTTACAATCCTTTTCCGCCAATCGGCTTGACCTTGATCCCGCCCGCCTCTGCGATCAGCGGCATGCAGCGGCCGATCAGCTCGCGCACCTGCTCGTTCTGAAGGCTGGCGGCATGCGCTTCCCGGCTCTCCCACAGCTCGGTAATCCACAACACGTCGGGCTCTTCCTCGGCTTCGTGCACGATATAATAAATGCACCCGTCCATGCCGCTTAACGTATCGCCGGAAGCCAGCATCATGTCGGCGAGCTCTCCCCGCTTCCCGGGCAAGGCCGTCAGTTTACCGAACATCGCGAACTTGTTCATCGCTAGTTTCCCTCTCCTTCATCGCCTAAAGTCATCATATTTTCGTAATGCGCGAGCAGCCGCGCGCCGGCTTCCCGCATCCGCCGGACCAGCAATGCCGATTCGATGCGCAAGGCCGTACCGTATGGCATCAGGAAA from the Cohnella hashimotonis genome contains:
- a CDS encoding ABC transporter substrate-binding protein; this translates as MKKNVAATMAMALGVGLLAGCGSANNDDANASSSAPAASASGSAAASPSGSAASGGAAEGNLTGTITWATHRTELVDTDLKKYVDAFEAKYPGTEVKIEGLKDYEQTIRVRMAANELPDVLSLVETTKADLPKFYEPLDDLGLTDNIYFKDYNSYEGKLYGITQQVAINGLLYNKQAFEKAGITAPPKTLDELYADADKLKAAGIVPMATAFKDAWTLQYWTDPAEFIYGSTNLRNDKINSDTPFTTDGPYGQGLGILKNLYDKGELEKDVYSATWDQTQKDLASGKAAMMYIGNWAISNLINNGLPLEQIGFAPLPYDNSGTVKGMMRNDWAYAVSSTSKNKPLAKAFIKFMIEESGDYADHMIISPLKDQPQDLAPIADFMANKPEMLEAQSVSEQVTAVENKMQFDPFKFIQEVTVGKMQDVFDSYNKKWKAAKAAVAK
- a CDS encoding putative quinol monooxygenase, with amino-acid sequence MNKFAMFGKLTALPGKRGELADMMLASGDTLSGMDGCIYYIVHEAEEEPDVLWITELWESREAHAASLQNEQVRELIGRCMPLIAEAGGIKVKPIGGKGL